A genomic segment from Chloroflexi bacterium ADurb.Bin180 encodes:
- a CDS encoding FeoA domain protein yields the protein MELSQNLSQVPTGARAILVSLEGGHEFRSRLAALGFTPGTQLEVVQNRGRGPLIVVLRDTRVALGRGEASKIHVTVPVVSS from the coding sequence GTGGAACTATCACAGAATCTGAGTCAAGTGCCGACTGGTGCCAGGGCGATCCTGGTATCCCTGGAAGGCGGCCACGAGTTTCGCAGTCGGCTGGCCGCGTTGGGGTTCACACCCGGCACTCAGCTGGAGGTTGTTCAGAACCGGGGGCGCGGGCCGCTGATTGTGGTGCTGCGGGACACGCGTGTGGCTCTGGGGAGAGGTGAGGCGAGCAAGATCCACGTGACCGTTCCGGTGGTGTCCTCATGA
- the perR_1 gene encoding Peroxide operon regulator — protein MGEQRLTSETRLRALGKRVTNQRMLVLDILANADGHLDASEIYARARVREPRLSLATVYRALNALRESGLVRQMHLAGERLYFELDRKDRHAHLVCSTCGRVWEVDSEALSKAARDAGREIGFQVSAARLEVIGLCEECRRTKGPQA, from the coding sequence ATGGGCGAGCAAAGGCTAACCAGTGAGACGCGCCTCAGGGCTTTGGGCAAGCGCGTTACGAATCAGAGGATGCTGGTGCTGGATATCCTGGCCAACGCGGACGGACATCTGGATGCCAGTGAGATCTATGCGCGAGCGCGCGTGCGCGAGCCGCGCCTGAGCCTGGCCACCGTCTACCGAGCCTTGAATGCCTTGCGCGAGAGCGGTCTGGTGCGGCAGATGCACCTGGCCGGAGAGAGACTCTACTTTGAGCTGGACAGAAAAGACCGTCACGCCCATTTGGTCTGCTCTACCTGCGGCCGGGTCTGGGAGGTCGATAGCGAGGCCCTCTCCAAAGCGGCCCGGGATGCGGGGCGGGAGATTGGCTTTCAGGTATCGGCCGCAAGGCTCGAAGTGATCGGGCTGTGCGAAGAGTGTCGACGTACGAAGGGCCCGCAGGCCTAG
- the feoB gene encoding Ferrous iron transport protein B: MSQAQKPSIRVALAGQPNVGKSSVFNLLTGLSQHVGNWPGKTVERMSGTCREGPLEFELIDLPGTYSLSANSPEELIAREFIIREKPDVVVAVINAAALERSLYLVAELLPLPAPVIVALNMVDVAEQQGMKLEPHVLEAALGVPVVPMVATKNQGITELLERIEALVCNPDDYHPNRPDIRSDHKEVLERIESLIGDHVPEGYPPTWVALKVLEGDPQLTKFIRERIHPEDWSEIQTILQQHEDAFVAVAGGRYDWIARMVRAAVVRPGIGQVTLTDRLDRWATHPWWGLLILGGILGMAFWLTYAVGSPLQALLNQYVVGGLVRGATNLLSGGPSWLRGLVVDGIIGGVGTVVTFFPILIIFFVVLGVLEDVGYMARAAFVMDRFMHLMGLHGRSFLPLFLGFGCNVPAVTGTRVVDSERARLVTILLAPLVPCTARMAVVATLAPGFFASPTLVSWGLVATNLVVLALIGMVLSRVMLRSENVAFIMELPLYHIPNWRTIGTLAWQRLVSFLQKASTVILAASLLIWLLSSVPGSTIETSLLARIGRLLEPVGRLMGMDWRMIIALLSSFVAKENSIATLGVLYSGGDPAHLLAELRSQVSVATASAFLVVQMLFVPCAATVGAIRSETNSWRWTVSSVVLLLAVSLAGGILAYHLMWAAGF; encoded by the coding sequence ATGAGTCAGGCGCAGAAGCCTTCCATCCGCGTTGCTCTGGCAGGGCAACCCAATGTGGGCAAGAGCTCGGTATTCAACCTGCTGACAGGCCTGAGCCAGCACGTGGGCAACTGGCCCGGCAAAACGGTGGAGAGGATGAGCGGGACGTGCCGCGAGGGGCCGCTCGAATTCGAGTTGATCGACCTGCCGGGCACTTATAGTCTGAGTGCCAATTCTCCTGAAGAACTCATCGCTCGCGAGTTCATCATTCGCGAAAAGCCGGATGTGGTGGTAGCAGTGATCAACGCGGCCGCGCTGGAGCGCAGCCTGTACCTGGTGGCGGAACTCTTGCCTTTGCCCGCGCCGGTGATCGTGGCGCTGAACATGGTTGATGTCGCCGAGCAGCAGGGCATGAAGCTAGAGCCGCATGTGCTCGAAGCCGCTCTGGGAGTGCCTGTGGTGCCTATGGTGGCGACCAAGAACCAGGGCATTACCGAGCTGCTGGAACGCATCGAGGCTCTAGTCTGCAATCCTGACGACTATCACCCCAATCGGCCGGACATCCGCAGCGACCACAAAGAGGTACTGGAGCGTATCGAGTCGCTTATCGGTGACCACGTTCCTGAGGGCTACCCGCCGACCTGGGTGGCGCTCAAGGTGCTGGAAGGTGACCCGCAGCTCACCAAGTTCATTCGTGAACGCATTCACCCCGAGGATTGGAGCGAGATTCAGACCATCCTCCAGCAGCACGAGGATGCTTTTGTGGCGGTTGCCGGAGGGCGCTACGATTGGATCGCTAGGATGGTCCGCGCGGCAGTGGTACGACCCGGTATCGGGCAGGTTACCCTCACCGACCGGCTTGACCGCTGGGCCACGCATCCATGGTGGGGCCTGTTGATTCTGGGCGGCATCCTGGGGATGGCCTTCTGGTTGACCTATGCGGTGGGCTCGCCGCTGCAGGCACTGCTGAACCAGTACGTCGTGGGCGGCCTGGTTCGTGGAGCGACAAACCTGCTCTCTGGCGGGCCGTCATGGCTGCGGGGTCTGGTAGTCGATGGGATCATCGGTGGCGTGGGAACGGTGGTGACGTTCTTTCCCATCCTGATCATCTTCTTCGTCGTTCTGGGTGTCCTGGAGGATGTGGGCTACATGGCCCGGGCGGCCTTTGTTATGGATCGTTTCATGCACTTGATGGGACTGCACGGCCGGTCGTTTCTGCCGCTGTTTCTGGGTTTCGGCTGCAACGTGCCGGCGGTCACTGGCACGCGGGTCGTCGATTCTGAGCGAGCCAGGCTGGTCACCATTCTGCTGGCACCGCTGGTGCCCTGCACGGCGCGAATGGCGGTTGTGGCCACTCTAGCACCGGGGTTCTTTGCCTCGCCGACCCTGGTATCGTGGGGGCTGGTGGCCACGAATCTGGTCGTGCTCGCCCTGATCGGCATGGTGCTTAGCCGGGTCATGCTGCGCAGCGAGAACGTGGCCTTTATCATGGAGCTGCCGCTCTATCACATACCGAACTGGCGTACCATCGGCACCCTGGCCTGGCAGAGGCTAGTGTCTTTTCTGCAAAAGGCCAGCACGGTTATTCTGGCGGCATCGCTTCTCATCTGGCTGCTCTCGTCGGTGCCAGGAAGCACCATCGAGACAAGCCTCCTGGCGCGTATCGGCCGTCTGCTGGAGCCCGTGGGCAGGCTGATGGGCATGGACTGGAGAATGATCATTGCCCTGCTGAGCAGCTTTGTGGCTAAGGAGAATTCGATTGCTACCCTTGGGGTCCTGTACAGCGGAGGAGACCCGGCTCATCTACTGGCGGAGCTGCGCAGTCAGGTGAGTGTCGCGACGGCGTCGGCATTTCTCGTAGTACAGATGCTCTTTGTTCCCTGTGCTGCAACGGTAGGCGCCATCCGCTCAGAGACGAACTCGTGGCGCTGGACCGTCTCGAGCGTAGTTCTCTTACTGGCGGTGTCGTTGGCGGGAGGGATTCTGGCCTACCATCTCATGTGGGCGGCCGGATTCTAG
- the tsaA gene encoding putative tRNA (adenine(37)-N6)-methyltransferase, with protein MSIIYSAIGVIHSPFHDIENVPIQPAGAVGVRGILEIDSRYGPGLKDLEGFSHILVLYHFHLARQYRLVVTPFLDCRPHGVFATRAPARPNAIGLSVLRLLSVRGTVLEVENVDIVDGTPLLDIKPYAPQFDHFEVERIGWLAGSAADVSSQRSDGRFR; from the coding sequence ATGAGCATTATCTATTCTGCGATAGGCGTGATCCACAGCCCATTTCACGATATCGAGAACGTGCCCATCCAGCCGGCAGGAGCGGTGGGGGTGCGCGGTATCCTTGAAATCGATAGCCGCTACGGGCCCGGGCTGAAGGACCTTGAGGGCTTTTCGCACATCTTGGTGCTCTATCATTTCCACCTTGCACGTCAGTATCGGCTTGTTGTGACGCCGTTTCTCGATTGTCGACCGCACGGCGTGTTCGCTACCCGCGCTCCGGCGCGTCCGAATGCCATCGGCCTGTCGGTTCTCAGGCTCCTTTCAGTTCGCGGCACCGTCCTCGAAGTTGAAAACGTGGATATTGTGGATGGCACACCGCTCCTCGATATCAAGCCCTATGCACCGCAGTTCGATCACTTCGAAGTAGAGCGTATCGGCTGGCTGGCTGGTTCTGCCGCTGACGTGTCGAGCCAGAGGTCCGATGGCCGTTTTCGCTAA
- a CDS encoding putative ABC transporter ATP-binding protein: MTERATPADKPVPVPRFGAGGGPGQGGGVRIERAHDPRGTLHRLAEYLRPYSGEVTAAVLLVVLSTLLNLAAPYALGRTIDSYLRAPDAAQVPLLLRSALVLLALYSANWLAQTASSLLMARLGQQALRTMRNDLFNHLQILSLSFFDQRPVGELMSRLVNDIGTISLLLTNNITQVVSSALTLGGVVVMMFALDWRLALSTLLVLPMMVGVTLVVGRSTRRAFRQQQITLGDLNATMEETIAGQRVVTAFGQQSSALETFDQRNEAQRLAGIHAQELSLIVPPLMTALTEADIAVVAGFGGWLALRGFTTIGTIAAFAAYARTFSQPLRLLADLYNQIQAALAGAERVFELIDIRPALVDAPDAVTLDRIDGHVEFKDVSFGYVSGAPVLHDISLEVMPGQTIALVGPTGAGKTTIVNLLTRFYDVDSGAILVDGRDIRTVAQESLRRMIGVVLQDTYLFSTTVMENIRYGRLDATDEECQAAARLANADQFIVRLPRGYETPLSERGSNLSQGQRQLLAIARAVLADPRILVLDEATSSVDTRTEMHIQEALLRLMQGRTSFVIAHRLSTIRDADLVLVMDHGRIIERGTHDELLAQEGFYYRLYMSQFKEQ; the protein is encoded by the coding sequence ATGACTGAGCGAGCGACACCCGCTGACAAGCCCGTTCCCGTTCCTCGCTTTGGTGCGGGGGGAGGTCCCGGCCAGGGAGGGGGTGTCAGGATCGAGCGTGCTCACGACCCCAGAGGGACTCTGCACAGACTGGCCGAGTACTTGCGGCCGTACTCGGGTGAAGTCACTGCGGCGGTGCTCCTGGTCGTCCTCAGCACGCTGCTTAACCTGGCCGCCCCTTATGCCCTGGGCCGGACCATCGACAGCTATCTGCGCGCGCCCGATGCTGCTCAGGTCCCCCTGTTGCTGCGCTCCGCGCTGGTTCTGCTGGCGCTCTACTCTGCCAACTGGCTGGCTCAGACTGCCTCGAGCCTGCTCATGGCGCGTCTTGGCCAGCAGGCTCTGCGCACGATGCGCAACGACCTCTTCAACCACCTGCAAATCCTTTCGCTGAGCTTTTTCGACCAGAGACCGGTGGGCGAGCTGATGAGCCGCCTGGTGAACGATATTGGCACGATCAGCCTCCTTCTCACCAACAATATCACCCAGGTCGTGTCGAGTGCGCTGACGCTGGGTGGAGTAGTCGTCATGATGTTCGCCCTTGACTGGAGGCTGGCCCTGAGCACTCTGCTGGTGCTGCCGATGATGGTGGGTGTGACTCTCGTCGTTGGCCGCAGCACGCGGCGGGCCTTCCGCCAGCAGCAGATCACGCTGGGTGACCTCAACGCAACGATGGAAGAGACCATCGCCGGCCAGCGGGTCGTCACTGCCTTTGGTCAGCAAAGCTCGGCGCTGGAGACCTTTGACCAACGTAACGAAGCACAGCGCCTGGCCGGGATCCACGCGCAGGAGTTGTCCCTCATCGTTCCGCCGCTGATGACCGCCCTGACCGAGGCCGATATTGCCGTGGTGGCTGGCTTCGGCGGGTGGCTGGCTCTGCGCGGCTTTACCACTATCGGTACGATTGCTGCGTTTGCGGCCTACGCGCGCACGTTTTCGCAGCCGCTTCGTCTGCTGGCCGACCTCTATAACCAGATCCAGGCCGCTCTGGCCGGTGCGGAGCGCGTGTTTGAACTGATCGACATCAGACCGGCGCTGGTCGACGCCCCTGATGCCGTGACGCTGGACCGAATCGATGGCCACGTCGAGTTCAAGGATGTCTCCTTTGGCTATGTGTCCGGAGCCCCGGTGTTGCACGACATCAGTCTGGAGGTAATGCCGGGACAGACCATTGCCCTGGTCGGACCGACGGGCGCCGGCAAGACAACCATCGTCAATCTCTTGACACGCTTCTACGATGTCGACAGCGGTGCCATCCTGGTTGATGGCCGTGATATTCGCACCGTGGCGCAGGAGAGCCTGCGGCGAATGATCGGCGTCGTACTGCAGGATACCTACTTGTTCTCGACCACAGTGATGGAGAATATCCGCTACGGGCGCCTCGACGCGACGGACGAAGAGTGCCAGGCCGCGGCCCGGTTGGCCAACGCCGACCAGTTCATCGTCCGATTGCCGAGGGGCTACGAGACTCCGCTATCGGAGCGTGGCAGCAATCTGAGCCAGGGCCAGCGGCAGCTTCTGGCCATCGCCCGTGCAGTTCTGGCCGATCCGCGGATCCTCGTGCTCGACGAAGCCACCAGTTCGGTCGATACCAGGACGGAGATGCATATCCAGGAAGCGCTGCTGAGGTTGATGCAGGGGAGAACATCCTTTGTCATCGCGCATCGTCTTAGCACCATCCGTGACGCCGACCTGGTGCTGGTGATGGATCACGGCAGAATCATCGAGCGGGGAACGCACGACGAGCTGCTGGCGCAGGAGGGATTCTACTACCGACTGTACATGAGCCAGTTCAAGGAGCAATAG
- a CDS encoding DNA polymerase III subunit epsilon yields MKSPGLYLFLDTETTGLPTRYDAPASDVRAWPRMVQVAWVLADAQGHELASRCHLIRPEGFTIPAEAVRIHGITTEIARLHGVDVHRALDELVVDLPQARLLVGHNLEFDYGVVGAEFFRAGSTVNPLDGLQRYCTMKTTADLCRIPGGYRGYKWPTLDELHWTLFRQELKAGHDALADARACAKCYFALLNRTLPADADEDLEDDGPDTDDDAGELLEEIYDLAEGQPWFDTEFVDSVNEQYEERGWISDAQMEALQRIRDMLERKAR; encoded by the coding sequence ATGAAATCACCAGGTTTGTACCTCTTTCTCGATACCGAAACCACCGGGCTGCCCACACGCTACGACGCACCCGCCTCGGACGTCCGTGCCTGGCCGCGAATGGTGCAGGTAGCCTGGGTGCTGGCGGACGCCCAGGGCCACGAGCTGGCGTCCCGCTGCCATCTCATCAGGCCGGAGGGTTTCACCATCCCCGCCGAGGCGGTGCGGATACACGGGATCACCACCGAGATTGCACGGTTGCACGGGGTTGACGTGCACCGGGCGCTGGATGAGCTGGTGGTCGACCTGCCTCAGGCCAGACTGCTGGTCGGCCACAATCTCGAGTTTGACTATGGAGTGGTTGGCGCCGAGTTCTTCCGCGCCGGCAGCACCGTCAATCCGCTCGACGGGTTGCAGCGCTATTGCACGATGAAGACGACAGCCGACCTCTGCCGCATTCCTGGCGGCTACCGCGGCTACAAATGGCCCACGCTGGATGAACTGCACTGGACCTTGTTCCGCCAAGAGCTCAAGGCCGGTCACGACGCCCTGGCCGATGCCAGGGCCTGCGCGAAGTGCTACTTTGCGCTCTTGAACCGGACCCTGCCGGCGGACGCGGACGAAGACCTCGAGGACGATGGTCCTGATACTGACGACGACGCTGGTGAGTTGCTGGAGGAGATCTACGACCTGGCCGAGGGCCAGCCCTGGTTCGACACCGAGTTCGTGGACAGTGTGAACGAGCAGTACGAAGAGCGAGGCTGGATCAGCGACGCGCAGATGGAAGCACTGCAGCGAATTCGCGACATGCTGGAGCGGAAGGCGCGCTGA
- the zupT_2 gene encoding Zinc transporter ZupT, whose translation MTVLNAVALSLIAGLATGLGGFAVALLGKMDMKVYDSLLGFSAGVMTAVATLGLVQEAVSVGSLLVSLLGIASGAALLFLMDRFLPHEHEQLPFECSDHVAYRRGLLLLTAMTLHNLPEGLAVGTGYASSARLGLLLALAIALHNIPEGVAIAGPFRACGMPRRQYLLWAAGSGLAEPAAALVGALAVAIFRPMLPFALAFAGGAMLYVVSDELIPESHSHGFEHQATAGFLLGFMLLVTLTRLFV comes from the coding sequence ATGACAGTTCTCAACGCGGTTGCGCTCAGTCTCATTGCCGGATTGGCCACAGGGCTGGGCGGGTTCGCGGTTGCTCTTCTCGGCAAGATGGATATGAAGGTGTACGACAGCTTGCTGGGCTTTTCTGCCGGCGTGATGACTGCTGTGGCGACGCTGGGGCTGGTGCAGGAGGCCGTCAGCGTAGGTAGTCTGCTGGTGTCGCTGCTGGGAATCGCTTCCGGGGCGGCGCTGCTCTTTCTGATGGACCGCTTCCTTCCGCATGAGCACGAGCAGTTGCCCTTTGAATGCTCCGATCATGTCGCCTATCGCAGGGGTCTATTGCTGCTGACAGCCATGACGCTCCACAACTTGCCGGAGGGGCTGGCTGTGGGAACAGGGTACGCTTCCAGTGCCAGGCTCGGGCTGTTGCTGGCTCTAGCGATTGCCCTGCACAATATCCCGGAGGGGGTGGCCATTGCTGGCCCCTTCCGGGCATGCGGTATGCCGCGCCGCCAGTACCTGCTGTGGGCTGCCGGGTCTGGCCTCGCTGAGCCGGCCGCCGCTCTGGTTGGGGCGCTGGCAGTGGCCATCTTCCGCCCCATGTTGCCATTTGCACTGGCCTTTGCCGGTGGAGCCATGCTGTATGTGGTTTCGGACGAACTCATACCGGAGAGTCACAGCCACGGCTTTGAGCACCAGGCTACGGCAGGCTTTCTGCTCGGGTTCATGCTGCTCGTCACGTTAACTCGCCTGTTTGTCTAG